The Chryseolinea soli nucleotide sequence CAACGTCTTGGCCATGATCAAGAAAGGCGAGCCGGGCTGGGAGAAATTCGTGCCCCACAAAGTGGAAGAGGCCATTAAAAACTTCGGCTTGTTCGACTATCCTAAGCAGCAGGAGGCCAACCAGGTTTCGGTGGAAGGGTAGTGTCGGTTTTTCAATTTCAAGCGACGCGCCACACGTCCTAAAATCCCAATCAACAGAACGATTTTGTAGCGTTATCGCCATGCTCCGTGGCGATTCGTATGTTTTTTATTTTAAGGAAACAATTGGGCAAAGCTGTGTTACAACGGTTGGGGTGTCTGTTTTTTACTTGAGATAAGAATTTTGGATGAAATCTATTGTAGGAGTTGTTTGGTGATCTCATGGAAAATGGTTGCTTTGGTTATGCAACGACGGGAGGAAGATCTGATGACAACGATGGAGCTATACAAAACACTCCCGGAAGGGTTGCGCGCAGAGATCATCGATAGCCAAATTTATATGTCACCCGCTCCGTTTATGATACATCAACGGATCCTCAATAAAATCAACAACAAACTTTTCAACTACCTGGAACAAATGGGGCACGGCGAAGTCGTGATTGCACCCATGGATGTTTTCTTTGACGAAGAGAAAAACTCTGTTCAACCTGACCTTGCGGTGTTGTTGGATACGAACCCGGCTGTTCGGGAAAATTCCGGACATATCCATGGATCACCGGATTTATTAGTGGAGGTCCTTTCCGAAGGAAATCAAGCCTACGATCTG carries:
- a CDS encoding Uma2 family endonuclease, translating into MDEIYCRSCLVISWKMVALVMQRREEDLMTTMELYKTLPEGLRAEIIDSQIYMSPAPFMIHQRILNKINNKLFNYLEQMGHGEVVIAPMDVFFDEEKNSVQPDLAVLLDTNPAVRENSGHIHGSPDLLVEVLSEGNQAYDLILKKELYQRFGVKEYWVVEPYSKRTYVFQWIDGSYVLAGDQIGQLYSPLLKIDLKF